The following proteins come from a genomic window of Streptomyces sp. Sge12:
- a CDS encoding anthranilate synthase family protein, which yields MEPSRINLSSRLLDPSCPPFALLRRRTPGRDHDTVEVLIGQVREVERLADLPVGEQPALALVPFRQIRERGFDVRDDGTPLSVLVAEEVHEVPLTEALAGLPQHPVRVDGGGFDVPDEEYAATVRRVIEDEIGRGEGANFVIRRTYEGRIGGFGPADALALFRRLLEGERGAYWTYVVHTGERTLVGASPEVHVRMSGGTVVMNPISGTYRYPAGGPTAESLLAFLGDRKETEELSMVVDEELKMMCTVGDRGGVVVGPRLKEMSHLAHTEYELRGRSSMDVREVLRETMFAATVTGSPVQNACRVIERYEAGGRGYYAGALALLGVDPAGAQTLDSPILIRTADIAADGVLRVAVGATLVRHSDPDGEVAETHAKAAGVLAALGVRPAAPRPAFEGARLADDPRVRAALAARRSDLAPFWLRMQEQPAPVTGHALVVDGEDTFTAMLAHVLRVAGLAVTVRRYDDPGLRAAALAWEGPIVLGPGPGNPADPADPRMRMLRALTADLLAGHRHGLVGVCLGHELLAAELGLPLVRKAEPAQGAQVRIGLFGAEEVVGFYNTYTAHCDGAGAERLAAAGVEVARDPATGEVHALRSAGGGFAGGGFAGVQFHPESVLTLRGADLLRELLTAVSPGLRPDPVLSRRTG from the coding sequence ATGGAACCCAGCCGAATCAACCTTTCGAGCCGACTGCTCGATCCCTCCTGCCCACCGTTCGCCCTGCTGCGCCGGCGGACTCCCGGCCGCGACCACGACACCGTCGAGGTGCTGATCGGGCAGGTCAGGGAGGTCGAACGGCTCGCCGACCTGCCCGTCGGCGAGCAGCCCGCCCTCGCCCTCGTCCCCTTCCGCCAGATCCGCGAGCGCGGCTTCGACGTACGGGACGACGGCACGCCGCTGAGCGTGCTCGTCGCCGAGGAGGTCCACGAGGTCCCGCTCACCGAGGCCCTGGCCGGGCTGCCGCAGCACCCCGTGCGGGTCGACGGCGGGGGCTTCGACGTCCCCGACGAGGAGTACGCGGCCACCGTCCGGCGGGTCATCGAGGACGAGATCGGCCGCGGCGAGGGCGCGAACTTCGTCATCCGGCGCACCTACGAGGGCCGCATCGGCGGATTCGGCCCGGCCGACGCGCTCGCGCTGTTCCGGCGTCTGCTGGAGGGCGAGCGGGGGGCGTACTGGACGTACGTCGTCCACACCGGCGAGCGCACCCTCGTCGGGGCCAGCCCGGAGGTCCACGTGCGGATGTCCGGGGGGACGGTCGTGATGAACCCGATCAGCGGCACGTACCGCTATCCGGCCGGGGGGCCGACCGCGGAGTCCCTCCTGGCCTTCCTCGGCGACCGCAAGGAGACCGAGGAGCTGTCGATGGTGGTCGACGAGGAGCTGAAGATGATGTGCACCGTTGGCGACCGGGGCGGGGTCGTCGTCGGACCGCGGCTGAAGGAGATGTCCCACCTCGCGCACACCGAGTACGAGCTGCGCGGCCGCTCGTCGATGGACGTGCGGGAGGTGCTGCGCGAGACCATGTTCGCGGCGACGGTGACGGGATCGCCGGTGCAGAACGCCTGCCGTGTCATCGAGCGGTACGAGGCGGGCGGGCGCGGCTACTACGCGGGGGCACTGGCCCTGCTGGGCGTGGACCCCGCCGGTGCGCAGACGCTGGACTCGCCCATCCTGATCCGCACCGCCGACATCGCGGCGGACGGCGTGCTGCGGGTGGCGGTGGGCGCCACGCTGGTCCGGCACTCGGACCCGGACGGCGAGGTGGCGGAGACGCACGCGAAGGCGGCGGGCGTGCTGGCGGCGCTGGGGGTGCGGCCGGCGGCGCCGCGGCCGGCGTTCGAGGGGGCCCGGCTGGCGGACGACCCGCGGGTGCGGGCGGCGCTGGCGGCCCGGCGGTCGGACCTGGCGCCGTTCTGGCTCCGGATGCAGGAACAGCCGGCTCCGGTGACCGGCCACGCGCTGGTGGTGGACGGCGAGGACACCTTCACGGCGATGCTGGCACACGTGCTGCGCGTGGCCGGGCTGGCCGTGACCGTACGCCGCTACGACGATCCGGGGCTGCGGGCGGCGGCCCTGGCCTGGGAGGGCCCGATCGTGCTGGGCCCGGGCCCGGGCAACCCGGCCGACCCGGCGGACCCCAGGATGCGGATGCTGCGTGCGCTCACGGCCGACCTGCTGGCCGGGCACCGCCACGGCCTGGTCGGGGTCTGCCTGGGCCACGAGCTGCTGGCGGCGGAGCTCGGGCTGCCGCTGGTCCGCAAGGCGGAGCCGGCTCAGGGGGCGCAGGTGCGGATCGGCCTATTCGGAGCCGAGGAGGTGGTCGGCTTCTACAACACATACACGGCGCACTGCGACGGGGCGGGGGCCGAACGGCTGGCGGCCGCGGGGGTGGAGGTGGCCCGCGACCCGGCCACGGGTGAGGTCCACGCGCTCCGCTCCGCGGGCGGCGGCTTCGCGGGCGGCGGCTTCGCGGGGGTCCAGTTCCACCCGGAGTCGGTGCTCACCCTGCGCGGCGCGGACCTGCTGCGCGAGCTGCTGACCGCCGTGTCCCCCGGGCTCCGTCCGGACCCGGTCCTCAGCCGCCGGACGGGCTGA